The proteins below come from a single Mucilaginibacter mali genomic window:
- a CDS encoding sensor histidine kinase, with amino-acid sequence MQVTQNVFRKNLFLISAFLVMISVTLVIALVITYNFTTKSIQNEFYSKKNDIWDQTTKPYFYLFQNKIPEITSYYGYLDSLSAARYADSVFDEYPFVQRIVFYDIAIGNRTAKHTKGKLDIAPRAVYQYTQNDGVLTGMRKSGHAEEEDFKLMAEKLSNYISQADTTRNATEDEKFKTFYNVQPDKISYMNIPRPTEIKTYRELQLSGQPSAFSRQNMMTFFLDPYQLEIKNTHKELYRDISIQPVVYDPVDTGTDKLFTEAAFPGAFVNYKLYFKSDSNYLISEIRRRFLPTAGIVVLIYIFVLVIGWLIYRNLGINIKLFKLQYDFINNFTHEFKTPVSVIKIAGSNLRSEAELTERQRKHYGKILDEEADKLNELMNKLLSFTQIENRSIKIKSEETDVEAFVIKYVDTFRLKYPDLKLSYKIGKGVKTFSTDPVLLGSIFQNLIENAYKYSHPDKKEVLISILLEKRNIVFSFADKGIGIPKSEIANVFKKFYRIENKYNQNGSVGLGLAFCKELVNFMDGQIAVKSKVNEGSEFIVTLPYDN; translated from the coding sequence ATGCAGGTTACTCAAAACGTTTTCCGGAAGAACCTTTTTTTGATCAGCGCTTTCCTGGTCATGATATCGGTAACGCTGGTGATAGCGCTGGTAATTACTTATAACTTCACCACCAAATCCATCCAAAACGAGTTTTACTCAAAAAAGAACGATATCTGGGATCAAACCACCAAACCCTACTTTTACCTTTTTCAAAACAAGATACCCGAGATCACTTCGTATTACGGCTATCTCGATTCACTTTCGGCCGCCCGGTATGCCGATTCGGTGTTTGATGAATATCCTTTTGTGCAGCGCATTGTTTTTTATGATATAGCCATTGGCAACCGCACCGCAAAACATACCAAAGGCAAATTGGATATTGCCCCCCGCGCCGTATATCAGTATACGCAAAATGATGGGGTACTAACCGGGATGCGGAAATCGGGCCATGCCGAAGAAGAAGATTTTAAGTTAATGGCGGAAAAGCTGAGTAACTATATCTCGCAGGCTGATACTACCCGCAATGCCACCGAGGACGAAAAGTTTAAAACTTTTTATAATGTACAGCCCGACAAGATCAGCTACATGAACATACCCCGGCCGACGGAGATAAAAACCTATCGCGAGTTGCAACTAAGCGGGCAGCCATCGGCCTTTTCAAGGCAAAACATGATGACGTTCTTTCTCGATCCTTACCAACTGGAAATAAAGAACACGCATAAAGAGTTGTATCGCGATATATCGATACAACCTGTGGTTTATGACCCGGTTGACACGGGTACCGATAAGTTGTTTACCGAAGCTGCGTTCCCCGGCGCCTTTGTTAACTATAAGCTGTATTTCAAATCGGATAGTAATTACCTCATTTCCGAGATCAGGCGGAGGTTTTTGCCTACCGCTGGCATTGTGGTACTCATCTACATATTTGTACTGGTGATCGGCTGGCTGATCTATCGTAACCTGGGCATCAATATTAAACTGTTTAAGTTGCAGTACGATTTCATTAATAACTTTACCCACGAGTTTAAAACACCGGTAAGCGTAATAAAAATTGCCGGATCGAACCTGCGAAGCGAGGCCGAACTAACCGAACGACAACGCAAGCACTACGGTAAAATACTGGACGAGGAAGCCGATAAGCTGAACGAACTGATGAACAAACTGCTATCGTTTACCCAGATAGAGAACCGGTCGATCAAGATAAAATCGGAAGAGACAGATGTAGAAGCATTTGTTATAAAATATGTAGATACCTTCCGCCTGAAATATCCCGATTTGAAACTGAGTTATAAAATTGGTAAGGGCGTGAAAACCTTTTCTACCGACCCGGTGCTGCTGGGCAGTATCTTTCAGAATTTGATAGAGAACGCCTACAAATATTCGCATCCGGATAAAAAGGAAGTTTTGATAAGCATTTTGTTGGAGAAACGAAATATTGTATTTTCATTTGCTGATAAAGGCATTGGCATCCCTAAAAGTGAGATTGCTAACGTATTTAAAAAGTTTTACCGTATAGAAAATAAATATAACCAAAACGGCAGTGTGGGCCTTGGTTTGGCTTTCTGCAAAGAACTGGTTAACTTTATGGATGGACAAATTGCTGTTAAAAGCAAGGTAAACGAGGGATCGGAATTTATAGTTACGCTTCCTTATGATAATTGA
- a CDS encoding S9 family peptidase, producing the protein MDKLYHLKNIAVAVLLVFTLQGCRDQQVREIPVRDFFKTPEKSTFKISPDGKYISYLKPYQKKQNLFVQDLATGQEQRVTSFTDYAVRRDYSWTYNNQIVFSQDMISFRQFRICALDVATRRVRTLLSQDKATMQLIMTKNKQQPDVITIAMNKRDSANFDIYRLNIRTSELRAYVVNPGNVSEWFPDADGKIHLAKVSDGVDETILYRPSDEAPFKPIIKNNFKNSVEPIMFTTHKDLFYAVSNVNRDKSALVEINAQTGKEEKVIYASDAADLSDVGFSKYSHKLESVSWEDAKKQSHFFDKGIEGIYHDLGVQLKGNKIRIVDRDSAEKKYIINTYTDRDPGSYYLYQPDGKKLTKIGETNPGLTPDELCAMQPVSFKASDGLVINGYLTLPQTKTKTNLPVVVMPHGGPWRRDSWGYSSEVQFLANRGYAVFQVNYRGSTGYGKAFHSAGFKQVGGKMQDDITDGVKWLISQKIANPKKIALMGSGFGGFSALYGIANHPELYNCAIVQSGLINFISYIKDVPPFLKSQLKMRYEMVGNPETDADMFRAISPVFHPDKIKLPLLIFQGGRDPRTNISELKLFVRELKNRKVPVTFVYKDNERSFFNEESRMQVYADIEKFLDNNMRVKP; encoded by the coding sequence GTGGATAAACTATATCATTTAAAAAATATCGCTGTTGCTGTTTTACTGGTGTTTACCTTACAGGGCTGTAGAGATCAGCAGGTGAGGGAGATACCCGTGCGCGACTTTTTTAAAACCCCTGAAAAAAGTACATTCAAAATATCGCCTGACGGCAAATACATATCGTACCTGAAACCGTACCAAAAAAAGCAGAACCTGTTTGTACAGGACCTGGCTACGGGACAGGAGCAACGGGTAACATCGTTTACCGATTATGCCGTTCGCCGCGATTACTCGTGGACGTATAATAACCAGATCGTGTTCTCGCAGGATATGATCTCGTTCCGTCAGTTCAGGATCTGCGCGCTTGACGTGGCTACCCGGCGGGTACGCACACTGCTTTCGCAGGATAAGGCTACCATGCAGCTGATCATGACCAAAAACAAGCAGCAGCCGGATGTGATCACCATTGCCATGAACAAGCGCGATTCGGCCAATTTTGATATCTATCGCCTCAACATCCGCACCTCAGAATTAAGGGCATACGTAGTTAATCCCGGCAATGTGAGCGAATGGTTTCCTGATGCGGATGGGAAGATCCACCTGGCTAAGGTATCTGACGGGGTAGATGAAACGATTCTTTATCGCCCGTCAGATGAAGCCCCGTTTAAGCCCATCATCAAAAACAACTTTAAAAACTCGGTTGAACCGATCATGTTCACTACGCACAAAGACCTGTTCTATGCCGTATCTAACGTGAACCGCGATAAAAGCGCTTTAGTTGAAATAAACGCGCAGACGGGTAAGGAAGAAAAGGTGATCTATGCCAGCGACGCGGCCGACCTGTCGGACGTAGGGTTTTCAAAATACTCGCATAAATTGGAATCAGTATCGTGGGAAGATGCTAAAAAGCAGAGCCATTTTTTTGATAAAGGGATAGAGGGTATCTACCACGACCTGGGCGTGCAACTGAAAGGCAATAAAATAAGGATAGTAGACAGGGACAGTGCCGAGAAGAAATACATTATTAATACCTATACCGATCGCGATCCAGGCTCGTATTACCTGTATCAGCCCGATGGGAAAAAGCTGACAAAAATAGGCGAAACCAACCCCGGTCTTACACCTGATGAATTGTGCGCCATGCAGCCCGTTTCTTTTAAGGCAAGCGATGGCCTGGTAATAAACGGGTATTTAACCTTGCCGCAAACTAAAACCAAAACTAATTTGCCGGTAGTGGTAATGCCGCATGGCGGCCCATGGCGTCGTGATAGTTGGGGATATAGCAGCGAGGTGCAGTTTTTGGCAAACCGCGGCTATGCGGTGTTCCAGGTGAATTACCGCGGGTCTACCGGTTATGGTAAGGCATTTCACAGTGCCGGCTTTAAGCAGGTAGGTGGCAAAATGCAGGATGATATTACCGATGGTGTAAAATGGCTCATCAGTCAAAAAATAGCCAATCCTAAAAAGATAGCCCTTATGGGTAGCGGTTTTGGTGGTTTCTCGGCATTATATGGTATAGCCAATCATCCCGAGTTATATAACTGCGCCATTGTGCAATCAGGGCTTATCAACTTTATTAGTTATATAAAAGATGTACCGCCATTTTTAAAATCGCAGTTGAAAATGCGATATGAAATGGTTGGTAACCCCGAAACCGATGCCGATATGTTTAGGGCTATATCGCCGGTGTTTCATCCTGATAAAATTAAATTGCCACTATTAATATTCCAGGGCGGACGGGATCCGCGTACCAATATCAGCGAGTTGAAGTTGTTTGTACGCGAGTTGAAAAATCGTAAAGTGCCTGTAACTTTTGTTTATAAGGATAATGAGCGTTCCTTTTTTAACGAAGAAAGCAGGATGCAGGTGTATGCCGATATAGAGAAGTTCCTGGATAATAATATGCGGGTTAAACCGTAG
- a CDS encoding DNA methyltransferase, which translates to MGNTFLTIDEVAKKLQVTRQTVSKYIINNELNAIKVNKSYRILEDDFINFILSNSTLERPVRFYLKKSRNCILDYDGKVSEHALLSESASGTLTHTDQQHSGPYNSLFFGDNLEVLKILSKELQGKVDLIYIDPPFATGNDFADIDNQHAYSDKLTHNEFIEFIRQRLILLRDILSDKGSIYLHIDKKIGHYIKIVMDEIFGYDNFINDITRIKCNPKNFARNAYGNYSDMILFYAKKRDNNIWNNIKEDLSERKIEELFPKKHPQHGRYTTHPLHAPGETLSGDTGKEWNGLMPPKGRHWRYSREELTRLESLGLIEWSEKGNPRKIVYAKDHAGVKTQDVWEYKDKGLSYSDYPTQKNIDLLNRIILNSSNPGSIVLDCFAGSGTTLIAAAKLNRHWVGIDNSQHAIDTIKKLFNKEDIKYNLFEHVTETHQGIHLTAAH; encoded by the coding sequence ATGGGAAATACTTTTCTAACTATTGATGAAGTTGCTAAAAAGTTACAAGTAACCCGCCAAACAGTTTCTAAATATATTATAAATAACGAGCTGAATGCAATTAAGGTAAACAAAAGTTATAGAATATTAGAGGATGATTTCATCAACTTTATCTTATCAAATTCAACACTCGAAAGGCCGGTACGCTTTTATCTTAAAAAAAGCCGCAATTGTATTTTAGATTACGATGGTAAGGTTTCGGAACACGCGCTGCTTAGCGAAAGCGCCAGTGGGACGTTAACTCATACCGATCAGCAACACAGCGGCCCTTATAACAGCTTATTTTTTGGCGATAATTTAGAAGTATTAAAAATATTAAGTAAAGAACTGCAAGGCAAGGTCGACCTGATCTATATCGACCCGCCATTTGCCACAGGTAATGATTTTGCTGATATCGACAATCAACACGCTTACTCGGATAAACTGACGCATAATGAGTTTATAGAGTTTATCAGGCAAAGGTTAATTTTATTGAGGGATATCCTTTCGGATAAAGGCAGCATTTACCTGCATATAGATAAAAAGATAGGGCATTACATTAAAATTGTAATGGACGAAATTTTTGGCTACGACAATTTTATCAATGATATTACCCGCATTAAGTGCAACCCAAAAAACTTTGCAAGAAATGCCTACGGGAATTATTCGGACATGATCCTTTTTTACGCGAAGAAGCGGGATAACAATATCTGGAATAATATAAAAGAAGACCTGTCTGAAAGGAAAATAGAGGAACTGTTCCCTAAAAAACACCCTCAGCATGGGCGATACACTACCCACCCCTTACATGCCCCCGGCGAAACCCTTTCGGGAGATACCGGGAAGGAATGGAACGGCTTAATGCCCCCTAAAGGCAGGCACTGGAGGTATAGCCGGGAAGAACTGACACGGCTTGAAAGTTTGGGATTGATAGAATGGTCGGAAAAAGGGAACCCGCGAAAAATTGTTTACGCGAAAGACCACGCCGGCGTTAAAACCCAGGATGTTTGGGAATATAAGGATAAAGGATTATCGTACTCTGACTATCCTACGCAAAAAAATATAGATTTGTTAAACCGTATTATCCTCAACTCTTCCAATCCCGGATCTATTGTTTTAGATTGCTTTGCAGGTTCGGGGACTACACTTATCGCCGCCGCTAAATTAAACAGGCATTGGGTAGGTATAGATAATTCGCAACATGCTATTGATACCATTAAAAAGCTTTTTAACAAGGAAGATATAAAATACAACCTGTTTGAGCATGTTACAGAAACCCACCAAGGTATTCATCTAACAGCAGCGCACTGA
- a CDS encoding tetratricopeptide repeat protein, whose product MILLLLGFSTVFAQNTDLQLAQQFSANGEEQKALEIYQRLYKQDNDAYYTGYLNSLLALKKTDEAESITKKMMKKHPADFQYAIALGKVYREQGHPEKAEKVYDDLLKNLPTDYNSIVQLATQFYQSENSDVAVRIFQQGRKTLHNDQAFTLELISLYRFKHQKAPLINEYLNFLPLNPGYINSAENTMAGVFENNADYDMLKTELLKRIQAAPQQVIFADLLTWQYLQIKDYEQALNQAIALSRRRNDDGSSIFELCQTLVSNEAYDEAIRGYEYIIAKSAKDQQIYVAAKVELINTKNLKVTSGKYTQADLEGLEKDYFELLTEFGRNNGTAFAMQKLARLQAFKMHKLPEAQKLLEEMIKLPNLNTSMLAACKLDLGDVYVMSNQPWEATLIYSQVEKSNADVATVQDAKLRNAKLAYYTGDFAWAKGQLDVLKAATTQLIANDALNLSLLIKDNIEEDSTGAALKIYARADLWIFKEQPDKALMALDSIDKKFPNNELADDILMAKARIHIQQNDYSGAAPLLQKIVDEHKTELWADDAVFMLGDIYENHLNDKEKAKTFYQKIITDYPGSLFINDARKRFRILRGDKMNGQL is encoded by the coding sequence TTGATCCTCCTGCTTTTAGGATTTAGCACGGTGTTTGCCCAAAACACCGACCTGCAACTGGCGCAGCAATTTAGCGCCAATGGCGAGGAGCAAAAGGCCCTGGAAATATATCAGCGCCTGTATAAGCAGGATAACGATGCCTACTACACCGGCTATCTGAATAGCCTGCTTGCACTGAAAAAAACAGACGAGGCCGAGAGCATCACCAAAAAGATGATGAAAAAGCACCCGGCCGATTTTCAGTATGCCATAGCGCTGGGCAAGGTATACCGCGAGCAGGGGCACCCCGAAAAAGCTGAAAAAGTTTACGATGACCTGCTGAAGAACCTGCCTACCGATTATAATAGTATTGTGCAATTAGCCACCCAGTTTTACCAGTCAGAAAATTCGGATGTGGCCGTTCGCATATTTCAGCAGGGGCGCAAGACTTTACATAACGATCAGGCATTTACGCTTGAACTCATCAGCCTGTACCGTTTTAAACATCAGAAAGCGCCGCTGATCAACGAATACCTCAACTTTTTACCGTTGAATCCCGGCTATATCAATTCGGCCGAAAACACCATGGCCGGCGTATTTGAGAACAATGCCGATTACGATATGCTAAAAACCGAACTGCTGAAACGTATACAGGCCGCCCCTCAACAAGTGATATTTGCCGATCTGCTTACCTGGCAATACCTGCAAATTAAAGATTACGAGCAGGCCCTTAACCAGGCCATAGCACTAAGCCGCAGGCGTAATGACGATGGCAGCAGCATTTTTGAACTTTGCCAAACCCTGGTAAGTAACGAAGCTTATGACGAGGCCATCCGCGGGTACGAATACATTATCGCCAAAAGTGCAAAAGACCAGCAGATCTACGTAGCCGCCAAGGTTGAACTGATCAACACCAAAAATCTTAAAGTAACATCGGGCAAGTACACCCAGGCCGATCTGGAGGGCTTGGAAAAAGATTACTTTGAACTGCTCACCGAGTTTGGCCGGAACAATGGCACCGCCTTCGCCATGCAAAAACTGGCCCGCTTACAGGCATTTAAAATGCACAAACTCCCCGAAGCGCAAAAGCTGCTGGAGGAGATGATCAAGCTGCCCAACCTCAATACATCTATGCTGGCCGCCTGCAAGCTTGATTTGGGCGATGTGTACGTAATGAGCAACCAGCCCTGGGAAGCTACCCTAATTTACAGCCAGGTTGAAAAAAGTAACGCCGATGTAGCCACAGTACAGGATGCTAAACTGCGCAACGCCAAACTGGCTTATTACACCGGCGATTTTGCATGGGCCAAAGGACAGTTAGATGTGTTGAAAGCTGCTACCACCCAATTAATTGCTAACGATGCCTTGAATTTATCGCTGTTAATTAAGGATAATATTGAAGAGGATAGCACCGGCGCCGCCTTGAAAATTTATGCCCGTGCCGATTTGTGGATATTTAAAGAACAGCCGGATAAAGCCCTGATGGCGCTTGATAGCATCGATAAGAAATTCCCCAATAACGAACTGGCCGATGATATCCTGATGGCGAAGGCACGCATCCATATCCAGCAAAACGATTATTCGGGTGCCGCCCCTTTACTGCAAAAAATAGTTGACGAGCACAAAACCGAGCTTTGGGCAGATGACGCGGTTTTTATGCTGGGCGATATTTACGAGAACCACCTGAATGATAAAGAAAAAGCGAAAACCTTTTATCAAAAGATCATCACCGATTACCCCGGCAGCCTGTTTATTAACGATGCACGCAAACGTTTCAGGATTTTAAGAGGCGATAAAATGAACGGCCAACTATAA
- a CDS encoding DUF4286 family protein: protein MIVYNETYVMDEAIKDEWLTWMQTEQIPAIMKTGWFNSYKILSVLDSPNEGVTYCVQFITDKEGNYTYFRNKHSNWFHQLHNQKFENRFVLFNTLMQLIDEK, encoded by the coding sequence ATGATCGTATACAACGAAACCTACGTAATGGATGAAGCCATTAAAGACGAATGGCTTACCTGGATGCAAACAGAACAGATACCGGCCATTATGAAAACCGGTTGGTTCAATTCCTATAAAATTCTTTCAGTGTTAGATTCGCCAAACGAGGGCGTAACTTATTGTGTGCAGTTTATTACCGATAAAGAGGGTAACTATACATACTTTCGGAACAAGCACTCAAACTGGTTTCACCAACTACATAACCAAAAGTTCGAGAACAGGTTTGTGCTTTTTAATACCTTAATGCAATTGATTGACGAAAAATGA
- the rfbC gene encoding dTDP-4-dehydrorhamnose 3,5-epimerase — MNVKTTAIDGLLIIEPRIFPDDRGYFYESYNQQKYVAAGITDTFVQDNQSFSQKGALRGLHGQADPFAQGKLVRVIQGRVLDVAVDIRKNSPTYGQYVTVELSGDNHVQFWVPPGFLHGFVTLEDDTIFTYKVTNVYDKASEIGVIWNDPTLNIDWGIDAGDAILSPKDLVLPSFNDFVSPF; from the coding sequence ATGAATGTAAAAACCACCGCCATTGATGGCCTGTTAATAATCGAACCACGTATTTTCCCTGATGACCGCGGTTATTTTTATGAAAGCTATAACCAGCAAAAATACGTTGCCGCTGGAATTACGGATACCTTTGTACAAGACAATCAATCGTTCTCTCAAAAAGGGGCTTTACGCGGCTTACACGGCCAGGCCGATCCATTTGCACAAGGTAAACTGGTGCGTGTTATTCAAGGCCGGGTACTGGATGTAGCGGTTGATATCCGCAAAAACTCGCCAACCTACGGACAGTATGTTACTGTTGAATTGAGTGGAGATAACCATGTACAATTTTGGGTTCCGCCCGGCTTTTTACATGGCTTTGTAACGCTTGAGGATGATACCATTTTCACCTACAAAGTAACCAACGTTTACGATAAAGCTTCAGAAATAGGTGTGATATGGAACGATCCAACTTTAAACATCGATTGGGGTATCGACGCTGGCGATGCAATATTATCACCAAAAGACCTGGTACTGCCTTCGTTTAACGATTTTGTAAGTCCGTTTTAG
- a CDS encoding metallophosphoesterase family protein, with product MQLYAIISDIHGNALALEAVLADIKSRGISNTINLGDFFFGALEPEKVADLLRQNPMLCITGNTDREILEAIDNPSGKHKPGMDRVVGDLSDESINWMRGLPKTATCDSLFFVCHGTPESDNEYLLEKVTANGVFVYNDEDLIAKTQHIAERIILCGHSHVNRMIWLSNGKIILNPGSVGLPAYLGTGEHRFAMESMTPHAKYAIVSAEGNDINIEQVLCTYDWKAAAETARQNGNPDAARFLLHGRMPKDLRVVIS from the coding sequence ATGCAGCTATACGCCATTATATCAGACATACACGGCAATGCTTTAGCACTGGAAGCAGTTTTAGCAGATATTAAAAGCCGTGGTATCAGTAATACCATTAACCTGGGCGATTTCTTTTTCGGAGCGTTGGAGCCTGAGAAGGTTGCAGACTTATTGCGCCAAAACCCGATGTTATGCATCACCGGGAATACGGACAGAGAAATACTGGAAGCTATTGATAACCCATCGGGCAAGCATAAACCGGGTATGGATAGAGTGGTAGGGGATTTGTCGGACGAAAGCATCAATTGGATGCGAGGGCTGCCGAAAACCGCTACCTGTGATAGCTTGTTTTTTGTATGCCACGGCACGCCCGAAAGCGATAATGAGTATTTGTTAGAAAAGGTAACCGCCAACGGCGTATTTGTTTATAACGATGAAGATCTGATTGCAAAAACACAACACATAGCCGAGCGCATTATCCTGTGTGGCCACTCGCATGTAAACCGGATGATCTGGTTATCGAACGGAAAAATTATCCTGAATCCCGGTAGTGTTGGCTTGCCGGCTTACCTGGGTACCGGCGAGCACCGTTTCGCAATGGAGTCGATGACGCCGCATGCCAAATATGCGATAGTTAGCGCAGAAGGCAATGACATTAATATAGAACAAGTACTTTGCACTTACGATTGGAAAGCCGCCGCCGAAACCGCCAGGCAAAATGGCAATCCCGACGCGGCCAGGTTCTTGCTACACGGCAGGATGCCAAAAGATTTGCGGGTAGTGATCAGTTAA
- a CDS encoding OmpA family protein, which translates to MKMKYLLLALFAGIALQSCVVLSPKKYKALLAQRDSLSSRTMSLEDERSRLQGDTARLHHEIADLKKNISDLNDNLATANKNIDALNGKYNASSSKVTQLSGDLAKREARLKEVEDILRKRDEATNALKEKLQKALLGFTQNGLSVDIRNGKVYVSLTDKLLFPSGSIIIDDKGKQALKQLAAVLNKETDINMAVEGHTDDKKIKNLGQIKDNWDLSVLRATSVTRYLTEVENIDPHRLTATGKGEFQPIDTSNTPEGLARNRRIEIVLSPKLDELYNLITK; encoded by the coding sequence ATGAAAATGAAGTATTTGCTGTTAGCCTTGTTTGCCGGTATCGCGCTGCAATCGTGCGTGGTATTGTCGCCTAAAAAATATAAAGCCCTGCTGGCCCAGCGCGATTCGCTGTCGTCGCGCACGATGAGCCTGGAAGACGAACGCAGTAGGCTGCAAGGCGATACCGCCCGTCTGCATCACGAAATTGCCGACCTGAAAAAGAATATCAGCGACCTGAACGATAACCTGGCCACCGCCAACAAAAATATCGACGCGCTGAATGGTAAATACAATGCGTCATCAAGCAAAGTAACTCAGCTATCAGGCGATTTGGCCAAACGTGAAGCACGCCTGAAAGAGGTGGAAGATATTTTGCGCAAACGAGACGAAGCTACCAATGCGCTGAAGGAAAAATTGCAAAAAGCGCTGTTAGGCTTCACGCAGAACGGATTGTCGGTTGATATCCGTAATGGCAAGGTGTATGTATCGCTTACCGATAAGTTGCTATTCCCGTCGGGCAGTATTATAATTGATGATAAGGGTAAGCAAGCGTTGAAACAACTGGCTGCGGTACTAAATAAAGAAACGGATATCAATATGGCAGTTGAAGGCCATACCGACGATAAAAAGATAAAAAACCTTGGCCAGATAAAAGATAACTGGGACCTGAGCGTATTACGTGCCACATCGGTAACCCGCTATCTTACCGAAGTCGAAAATATCGATCCTCACCGTTTAACAGCCACCGGCAAGGGCGAATTCCAACCGATAGACACCAGCAATACACCTGAAGGTTTAGCCAGGAACAGGCGCATAGAGATTGTACTATCACCTAAGCTGGATGAGCTGTATAATTTGATAACGAAGTAA
- a CDS encoding DUF2461 domain-containing protein gives MITQQTLDFITEIKENNNREWFLDNKDKYQLAYDNIVQFTGDVLKELSKIDPLVDAHTDPKKCIMRIYRDIRFSKDKTPYKHWIGIHKLSQGRYAAGIGYYMHIEPGNSFVGGGYWMPEGEHVKMIRQEIDYNATDFKAIVDKSSFKKTFGEFRDQEQLKTIPNGYDADNENISLLKLKSFAAVHQLKDAELKKIDIAKNVAGVFKELYPLLGFLQNALV, from the coding sequence ATGATCACCCAACAAACGCTTGACTTTATAACCGAAATAAAGGAAAATAACAACCGCGAATGGTTCCTTGATAATAAAGACAAATACCAGCTTGCTTATGATAACATTGTACAATTTACCGGCGATGTTTTAAAAGAGCTAAGCAAGATAGATCCCCTGGTGGATGCGCACACCGATCCAAAAAAATGCATCATGCGCATTTACCGCGATATCCGCTTCAGCAAAGATAAAACCCCGTATAAGCACTGGATAGGCATTCATAAGCTAAGCCAGGGCAGGTACGCTGCCGGTATAGGCTACTATATGCATATCGAACCAGGTAACTCGTTTGTAGGCGGGGGCTACTGGATGCCTGAGGGCGAACATGTAAAAATGATCCGCCAGGAGATAGATTACAACGCTACCGATTTTAAAGCCATCGTAGATAAGTCCTCGTTCAAAAAAACATTTGGTGAATTCCGTGACCAGGAGCAATTGAAAACCATCCCTAATGGTTATGACGCTGATAACGAAAACATCAGCCTGCTGAAACTAAAAAGCTTTGCCGCTGTTCATCAGCTTAAAGATGCCGAACTGAAAAAAATCGATATCGCGAAAAATGTTGCCGGGGTATTTAAGGAACTTTACCCTTTGCTTGGCTTTTTACAAAACGCACTTGTTTAA
- a CDS encoding DUF983 domain-containing protein, producing the protein MAETPKVWAMLHGKCPRCRRGDMFKGPMYSLRSAGMRDVCPHCNLLFEIEPGYFYAAMYVSYAMNVAELVTLALGTWLLTGNMESPWLYLSVILSGCLLLAPFNYRYSRILMLYWLSPKIHYQPHLDTDDHPTNA; encoded by the coding sequence ATGGCCGAAACACCTAAAGTATGGGCAATGTTGCATGGCAAATGCCCGCGTTGCCGCAGGGGAGATATGTTTAAGGGGCCGATGTATTCGCTGCGGTCGGCGGGGATGCGCGATGTTTGCCCGCATTGTAATTTACTGTTCGAGATAGAGCCGGGGTACTTTTACGCCGCCATGTACGTAAGCTACGCCATGAACGTAGCCGAACTGGTTACGCTGGCTTTAGGCACATGGTTGCTTACCGGCAATATGGAATCGCCCTGGTTATATTTAAGTGTCATTTTATCGGGATGCCTTTTGCTGGCGCCTTTTAATTACCGATATTCGCGTATATTGATGTTATATTGGCTGTCGCCCAAAATACATTACCAGCCGCATTTAGATACCGATGATCACCCAACAAACGCTTGA